From a region of the Roseivirga sp. 4D4 genome:
- the ccsA gene encoding cytochrome c biogenesis protein CcsA, protein METQTINLGIGNAGHIFVIISFVASILATFAYGKAALNNEIGKDSWVSFGRKIFIAHGVAVIAAAVTLFLIIYNHNFEYHYAWSHSSVNLAVHYMIACFWEGQEGSFLIWTLWNALLGFVLIGTNKKWEAPVMTVFALVQVFLTSMILGIVIGDFKLGSSPFILLRDVLSDARFLINPNFVPEDGTGLNPLLQNYWMVIHPPMTFLGFALTLVPFSFCIAGLWRKDFTDWIRPALPWTIFGGVILGTAIIMGGYWAYETLNFGGYWNWDPVENAVYVPWLILIASMHTMIVFKKSETALKTSIVLVISTFLLILYATFLTRSGILGNASVHSFTDLGLSGQLLVYLFVFVIGAIVLAAVRWKHIPTSEKEASTYSREFWIFIGALTLCLMAFQVIVPTSFPVFNKIVEAFGGLSTLAPPADQIQFYSQWQLWFAIAIAILSGTGQFFFWQKMDKAKLKSALALPVIISLILSALIFTSAKIYDPVYIVILVAGIYSIVSNSKIFLSLIKSRSYKLTGGSVAHIGIAMMLIGIMFSEGYSRVLSKNLTRRISNDLTEEQNNNMVILFLNDPKPVAGYQLLYKSEGLSARGIPGYIKKSLLAETNDPHYKVAIQPIIQEGIKYAALGDTLYFRTPENTYHEVEYTHLTSGKQFTLYPRTQKNENMGQTIVSPDIKKQWNRDIYTYVALSNDFEDEFTQWSEKEIVKVDSIGQRFFINDYVAIYDGFERIPSVTFADLSPKDVAVRADITVFAEGGNNYKLQPLYVIQNGFLRRPTLMNQEIASRIIFESINPEDGSVEFSIQTAQKDYIIIQSLEKPQINILWIGTVVMIIGFIIATRRRYVEFAKMRDKGFA, encoded by the coding sequence ATGGAGACCCAAACTATAAACCTCGGCATAGGCAACGCAGGACACATATTTGTAATCATCTCTTTTGTTGCTTCAATTCTGGCCACCTTCGCTTATGGTAAAGCAGCCCTCAATAATGAAATAGGAAAAGACTCCTGGGTTAGCTTTGGGAGAAAGATTTTTATTGCGCATGGTGTGGCTGTAATAGCCGCGGCCGTCACGCTCTTTTTGATTATCTATAATCACAATTTTGAATACCATTACGCCTGGAGTCACTCATCTGTAAATCTGGCTGTTCATTATATGATTGCTTGTTTCTGGGAAGGCCAAGAAGGAAGCTTTCTTATTTGGACACTCTGGAATGCACTTTTAGGCTTTGTACTTATTGGAACCAATAAGAAATGGGAAGCCCCTGTCATGACAGTGTTCGCCTTAGTTCAGGTGTTCCTAACTTCGATGATCTTGGGAATCGTTATAGGAGATTTCAAATTGGGAAGCTCTCCTTTCATACTACTCAGAGATGTATTGAGCGATGCGAGGTTTTTAATCAATCCGAATTTCGTTCCTGAAGATGGCACAGGGCTCAATCCATTGCTCCAGAACTATTGGATGGTGATACATCCACCAATGACCTTTCTAGGTTTTGCATTAACATTGGTACCCTTCTCATTCTGTATTGCAGGTCTTTGGCGAAAGGATTTTACAGATTGGATAAGGCCGGCACTACCCTGGACAATCTTCGGTGGGGTAATTCTAGGAACCGCGATTATCATGGGAGGTTACTGGGCCTATGAAACACTAAACTTCGGGGGCTATTGGAACTGGGATCCGGTGGAGAATGCGGTTTATGTACCATGGTTGATACTCATTGCGAGTATGCACACCATGATTGTATTTAAGAAAAGTGAGACCGCCTTGAAGACATCGATTGTCTTGGTAATCTCTACTTTCTTATTGATTCTTTATGCCACCTTTTTAACCAGAAGTGGAATCTTGGGTAATGCCTCCGTGCACTCCTTTACTGACCTTGGACTTTCCGGACAGTTATTAGTGTATCTATTTGTATTCGTGATTGGTGCTATTGTTTTAGCAGCTGTCAGATGGAAACATATTCCAACTTCGGAAAAAGAAGCTTCAACATACTCAAGAGAGTTCTGGATCTTCATTGGTGCATTAACGCTCTGCTTGATGGCATTTCAGGTGATTGTACCTACCTCCTTTCCTGTTTTCAATAAGATTGTTGAGGCTTTTGGAGGCTTGTCCACTTTAGCACCACCTGCTGATCAAATCCAGTTCTACTCTCAATGGCAACTCTGGTTTGCAATCGCGATTGCCATCTTATCCGGAACTGGGCAGTTTTTCTTCTGGCAGAAGATGGACAAGGCCAAACTCAAATCAGCTTTGGCGCTTCCGGTAATCATATCCCTGATACTTTCTGCTTTAATATTCACATCTGCTAAAATCTATGATCCCGTATACATTGTAATACTAGTCGCAGGTATCTACTCCATTGTTTCTAACAGTAAGATTTTCCTGAGTCTTATTAAATCACGTAGTTATAAATTAACTGGCGGGTCTGTAGCCCACATTGGTATTGCTATGATGCTGATAGGCATTATGTTCTCCGAAGGGTATTCGAGAGTGCTATCAAAGAACTTGACCAGAAGGATTAGCAACGATTTGACAGAGGAGCAAAATAATAATATGGTCATTCTGTTTTTGAATGATCCAAAGCCTGTGGCCGGTTATCAATTACTTTATAAAAGCGAAGGGCTGAGCGCTAGAGGAATACCTGGCTATATTAAAAAATCACTTTTGGCAGAAACAAATGATCCTCATTACAAAGTAGCCATCCAACCCATAATTCAAGAGGGTATTAAGTATGCAGCTCTTGGTGATACACTCTATTTTAGGACCCCAGAGAACACATACCACGAGGTAGAGTACACCCATCTCACATCAGGAAAACAATTCACGCTTTACCCTAGGACTCAGAAAAACGAAAACATGGGTCAAACCATCGTTTCGCCCGATATCAAGAAGCAATGGAATAGAGATATCTATACCTATGTGGCGTTGAGTAATGATTTTGAGGATGAGTTCACCCAATGGAGCGAGAAAGAAATTGTCAAAGTAGATTCTATTGGTCAGAGGTTCTTTATCAATGATTATGTAGCGATTTATGATGGCTTTGAGAGGATTCCAAGTGTGACATTTGCAGACTTAAGCCCCAAAGATGTAGCCGTTAGAGCTGATATTACCGTCTTTGCTGAGGGTGGAAACAATTATAAGCTCCAGCCATTGTATGTCATTCAGAATGGCTTTTTGAGAAGACCGACACTTATGAATCAGGAAATTGCTTCCAGAATCATTTTCGAAAGCATTAACCCAGAAGATGGCTCAGTAGAATTCAGCATTCAGACGGCCCAAAAAGACTACATCATTATTCAATCTTTAGAAAAGCCACAGATCAATATACTTTGGATTGGAACGGTGGTCA
- a CDS encoding DegT/DnrJ/EryC1/StrS family aminotransferase, protein MKKIQMVDLISQYQVVKDEIKIEFDRVLESATFINGPVVKEFQLDLESYLGVKHVIPCANGTDALQVIMMAYGFPKGSEVLVPSYTYVATVEVIALLGLKPIFVEVYPDSFNINIEDMESKITENSVAIVPVHLYGQCADMERLMKVAKTYDLRVFEDTAQAIGADYTFSDGKKVKAGTMGDAGATSFFPSKNLGCYGDGGAIFTNQDELAGRIRMIVNHGQSKRYYHDSVGVNSRLDSLQAAVLKVKLKHLDKFNEARRTVAISYDEAFGDTQVIAPPFRSAFSSHVFHQYTVKLDKGLDRDGLNEFLKERGIPSMIYYPVPNHLQKAYSYYGYKLGDFPTTEDLCSRVISFPIHTEMETEQQGLIIDSVLEFIS, encoded by the coding sequence ATGAAGAAAATTCAAATGGTTGACCTGATAAGTCAGTATCAGGTTGTTAAGGATGAAATAAAAATTGAGTTTGATCGTGTTCTAGAATCAGCGACTTTCATTAATGGACCTGTCGTCAAGGAGTTTCAGTTAGATCTAGAATCGTATTTAGGGGTTAAACACGTTATTCCCTGTGCTAATGGTACAGATGCACTCCAGGTAATTATGATGGCTTATGGTTTTCCTAAAGGGTCAGAGGTTTTGGTTCCGTCATATACGTATGTCGCTACTGTTGAAGTCATAGCACTTTTGGGTCTTAAGCCAATCTTTGTTGAAGTCTACCCAGACTCGTTTAACATAAATATTGAGGACATGGAATCTAAAATCACTGAAAATTCGGTAGCTATAGTACCAGTCCACCTTTATGGTCAATGTGCAGATATGGAAAGGCTGATGAAAGTCGCCAAGACCTATGATCTTAGGGTTTTTGAAGATACAGCACAAGCAATAGGAGCAGACTATACTTTTTCAGATGGGAAAAAAGTAAAGGCAGGAACTATGGGTGATGCTGGAGCTACCTCTTTCTTTCCATCAAAAAACTTGGGTTGTTATGGGGATGGTGGTGCCATCTTCACAAATCAAGATGAGTTGGCAGGTAGAATCAGAATGATTGTGAATCATGGACAATCCAAACGATACTATCATGACTCAGTGGGCGTCAATTCTAGACTCGACTCTCTGCAAGCTGCCGTACTGAAGGTTAAGCTAAAACACCTTGATAAATTCAATGAAGCTCGAAGAACTGTTGCAATCAGCTATGATGAGGCCTTTGGTGATACACAAGTCATAGCCCCCCCTTTTAGGTCTGCCTTTTCTAGTCATGTCTTTCATCAATATACAGTGAAGCTGGATAAAGGCTTAGACAGAGATGGACTGAATGAATTTCTGAAGGAGAGGGGTATTCCTTCTATGATTTACTACCCAGTTCCGAATCACTTGCAGAAGGCATATTCTTATTATGGATATAAATTAGGTGATTTTCCAACCACTGAGGACTTGTGTTCAAGGGTAATCTCGTTCCCTATTCATACTGAGATGGAGACGGAACAACAAGGATTAATCATCGACTCTGTATTAGAGTTCATATCCTAA
- a CDS encoding CcmD family protein, which yields MKKIVFALMLLLCAPVFSQVDLDKVKAGEKHEITQNDYENKSVDMADRMRENGKIYVVVGVIIIIFLGITFYAVRIDRKLSKMEDEVFGEKVNS from the coding sequence ATGAAGAAAATTGTTTTTGCCCTGATGTTATTACTATGTGCACCTGTTTTTTCACAAGTGGATTTGGACAAAGTTAAAGCTGGTGAGAAACACGAAATCACTCAGAATGACTACGAAAATAAGAGTGTCGACATGGCGGATAGAATGCGCGAGAATGGCAAAATCTATGTAGTCGTTGGGGTGATTATTATCATCTTTTTGGGCATAACCTTCTATGCCGTAAGAATAGACCGAAAACTGTCTAAAATGGAAGATGAGGTTTTTGGTGAAAAGGTTAATTCTTAG
- a CDS encoding heme exporter protein CcmB: MGQSIITLIKKEFLSEWRQRYALNGIILYLASTIFVVYMSFKLKAGAIDEPTWNALFWIIILFTATNAVAKSFIQESSGRLLYYYSLAKAEAFIVSKTIYYSILMIAMAMIGLLFYTLFMGSMVNDLPMFLLVICLGSIGLASALTMVSGIASKAPNSSSLMAILSFPVLIPLLLIIIKTSKSAMDGLDRGVYLDDMLMLLAINAIIIAVSYLLFPYLWRS; the protein is encoded by the coding sequence ATGGGCCAAAGCATAATCACATTAATCAAAAAAGAATTTCTCTCAGAATGGCGTCAGCGCTATGCACTGAATGGTATAATTCTTTATTTGGCTTCCACCATTTTTGTGGTTTATATGAGCTTTAAATTAAAAGCAGGAGCAATTGATGAACCAACATGGAATGCTTTGTTTTGGATTATTATTCTCTTTACTGCCACCAATGCTGTTGCCAAAAGCTTTATCCAAGAATCTTCTGGACGACTTCTTTATTATTATTCACTGGCCAAAGCGGAAGCGTTTATAGTCTCAAAGACGATTTATTACTCAATTCTGATGATCGCAATGGCGATGATCGGATTATTATTCTATACTCTTTTCATGGGAAGCATGGTAAATGATTTACCAATGTTCCTTTTGGTCATATGCCTTGGGTCCATAGGGCTGGCATCGGCCCTGACAATGGTATCAGGAATAGCCTCTAAAGCGCCAAACAGTAGTTCATTAATGGCTATTCTAAGTTTTCCGGTATTAATACCCCTATTACTTATTATTATTAAAACCTCTAAATCGGCAATGGATGGGCTAGACAGAGGTGTATATCTTGATGATATGCTCATGCTTCTTGCCATTAATGCCATTATCATAGCGGTTTCTTATTTGCTATTCCCTTATCTTTGGCGCAGCTAA
- the ccsA gene encoding cytochrome c biogenesis protein CcsA, with the protein MKKVWWKVLAVILILYTIVSGLLLDVPRLAILNETIRNLHFHVPMWFGMIIMLTGSVVYSIKYLRTGKLDFDLKSVELAKAGILFCILGLLTGMLWAKFTWSEWWSGDPKQNAAAICLLIYLAYLVLRNSLQDEQQRARISSVYSIFAYAAMIPLLFILPRMAESSLHPGNGGNPALNFFDSDDKLKMVLYPAVIGWTLMGVWLAELRVRYKRIEKALEEN; encoded by the coding sequence ATGAAAAAAGTCTGGTGGAAAGTACTAGCCGTTATATTAATCTTATACACAATTGTTAGTGGACTCTTACTTGATGTCCCAAGATTGGCAATTCTAAACGAGACTATTCGTAACCTTCATTTCCACGTGCCCATGTGGTTTGGTATGATCATCATGTTGACAGGATCTGTTGTTTATTCAATCAAGTACCTCCGAACTGGTAAACTAGATTTCGATTTGAAGTCTGTAGAGTTAGCCAAAGCCGGCATACTCTTCTGCATTCTAGGCTTGTTGACGGGTATGCTCTGGGCCAAGTTCACCTGGTCTGAATGGTGGAGTGGAGACCCGAAACAGAACGCAGCGGCTATTTGTCTATTGATATACCTAGCCTACTTAGTACTACGAAACTCTCTCCAAGATGAGCAACAAAGAGCTCGAATCAGTAGCGTTTATAGCATTTTCGCCTATGCCGCTATGATACCTCTGCTCTTTATTCTGCCAAGAATGGCTGAGAGTTCATTGCATCCAGGAAATGGTGGAAACCCAGCCCTTAACTTCTTCGACTCTGATGACAAATTGAAGATGGTTCTTTATCCTGCAGTAATTGGTTGGACGTTGATGGGAGTTTGGTTAGCTGAACTCAGGGTTAGATATAAAAGAATTGAAAAAGCACTAGAAGAAAATTGA
- a CDS encoding acyltransferase — protein sequence MSDKAYFVHESSYIDEGSVIGAGTKIWHFSHIMSGCILGEGCNIGQNVVVSPRVTLGTNVKVQNNVSIYSGVKCEDDVFLGPSMVFTNVINPRSAVNRKKEYLETVVRKGASIGANSTIVCGNEIGVFAFIGAGAVVTTDVPAYALFVGNPAKQIGWISEFGHRLEFDDNGKSICPESGEEYVLLKNKVRKI from the coding sequence ATGTCAGATAAGGCTTATTTTGTTCATGAAAGCTCGTATATAGATGAGGGTTCCGTTATTGGTGCCGGAACTAAAATTTGGCACTTTAGCCATATAATGTCAGGATGTATCTTGGGAGAAGGTTGTAATATTGGTCAGAACGTTGTAGTAAGCCCGAGAGTAACTCTAGGAACTAATGTTAAAGTTCAGAATAACGTCAGTATCTATTCTGGTGTAAAATGCGAAGATGACGTTTTTCTTGGCCCTTCTATGGTATTTACTAATGTTATCAATCCAAGGAGTGCAGTTAATAGAAAAAAAGAATATTTAGAAACTGTTGTACGAAAGGGTGCTTCCATTGGAGCTAACTCTACAATTGTTTGTGGTAATGAAATTGGAGTATTTGCATTTATTGGTGCTGGTGCGGTAGTTACTACTGATGTACCGGCCTATGCTCTTTTTGTAGGAAATCCAGCAAAACAAATCGGTTGGATAAGCGAGTTCGGACATAGATTGGAGTTTGATGATAATGGTAAATCCATTTGCCCCGAATCTGGTGAAGAATATGTTTTATTAAAAAATAAAGTAAGAAAGATATAA
- a CDS encoding nucleotide sugar dehydrogenase codes for MNSDKIAIIGLGYVGLPLAVAFAEKYKVIGFDINEPRIKELNSGHDHTLEVEDELLKSVLKGKDSEEGLFNSSDLNDIKGCNIYIITVPTPIDEDHNPDLTPLIRASQTIGEVLKAGDIVIYESTVYPGATEEDCVPILEKISGLKFNIDFYCGYSPERINPGDKEHTVTKILKVTSGSTPEIAERVDQLYKNVITAGTYKAASIRVAEAAKVIENSQRDINIAFVNELAMIFNKMEIDTVDVLEAAGTKWNFLPFRPGLVGGHCIGVDPYYLAQKAKKVGYYPQMLLAGRRLNNSIGPYVGSQVVKLLMKSGKVINQSKVLVLGITFKENCPDIRNSRVIDIILELEEFEVDVDVHDPWADTVEVQQEYGIELVSEPNYSNYDGVVLAVAHEEFRSGVLDKVNPDIVIFDVKSFFPKDQITARL; via the coding sequence ATGAATTCTGATAAGATCGCGATTATTGGCTTAGGCTATGTGGGTTTGCCGCTAGCTGTGGCTTTTGCAGAAAAATATAAGGTAATAGGTTTTGACATTAATGAGCCACGGATCAAAGAACTTAATAGTGGACATGATCATACACTAGAGGTGGAAGATGAATTACTAAAATCAGTTTTAAAAGGCAAGGATTCAGAAGAAGGCCTTTTCAATTCTAGTGACCTGAATGATATTAAAGGATGTAACATTTACATCATCACGGTTCCTACTCCTATAGATGAGGATCACAATCCTGATCTCACACCATTGATTAGAGCATCTCAAACTATTGGGGAGGTACTAAAAGCTGGAGATATTGTAATTTACGAATCTACAGTATATCCTGGGGCAACAGAAGAAGATTGCGTTCCCATATTGGAGAAAATATCGGGACTCAAGTTCAACATTGATTTTTATTGTGGGTACTCACCAGAAAGAATTAACCCAGGAGACAAAGAGCACACAGTAACCAAGATTTTGAAAGTCACTTCTGGTTCGACTCCCGAAATAGCAGAGAGAGTGGATCAACTTTATAAAAACGTGATTACTGCGGGGACTTATAAAGCAGCAAGTATTAGGGTTGCAGAGGCGGCAAAGGTTATCGAGAACTCTCAAAGGGATATTAACATTGCTTTTGTTAATGAGCTGGCAATGATCTTTAACAAGATGGAGATTGATACTGTAGATGTTCTGGAGGCAGCGGGGACTAAGTGGAACTTTCTGCCATTCAGACCAGGACTAGTTGGAGGTCATTGTATAGGTGTAGATCCGTATTATCTTGCGCAAAAGGCAAAAAAAGTTGGTTATTATCCACAGATGTTGCTGGCTGGCAGGAGGTTAAATAATTCAATTGGCCCTTATGTTGGTAGTCAAGTAGTGAAACTTCTGATGAAATCAGGTAAGGTTATCAATCAATCTAAAGTTCTCGTTTTAGGAATAACTTTTAAGGAGAACTGTCCAGATATAAGAAACTCTAGGGTGATTGATATTATTCTAGAACTAGAGGAATTTGAAGTTGATGTAGATGTTCATGACCCGTGGGCAGATACAGTTGAGGTTCAGCAGGAATACGGAATTGAACTCGTTTCAGAGCCCAACTACTCGAATTATGATGGTGTGGTGTTGGCAGTGGCTCATGAAGAATTTAGATCTGGTGTACTTGATAAAGTAAATCCTGACATTGTAATATTTGATGTCAAATCGTTTTTTCCAAAAGACCAAATTACAGCGAGACTATAA
- a CDS encoding winged helix-turn-helix domain-containing protein: MLETLISSKTRIKLLLRLFLNPDSKAYLRGLADEFGESTNSVRLELNRFEDAGMLSSEHEGNKKVYCANSYYPLFGEIRKILLKYTGLQDVIDQVIEELGDLNKVYLTGDLAMGRHSDIVSLILVGNPDRTYLLELIGKVEELIPKKIQYLIYSQDEAESLYLENEKTLLLWNEQ; encoded by the coding sequence ATGTTAGAGACGTTAATTTCATCAAAGACTCGTATTAAGCTATTACTCAGATTGTTTCTTAATCCTGACTCAAAAGCTTATTTGAGAGGATTGGCGGATGAATTTGGAGAAAGCACTAATTCTGTTAGATTGGAACTTAATAGGTTTGAAGATGCGGGTATGCTTTCTTCAGAGCATGAAGGCAATAAAAAAGTCTATTGCGCTAATAGTTACTATCCCCTGTTCGGTGAGATTAGGAAAATATTACTCAAGTATACTGGACTTCAGGACGTCATTGATCAAGTCATAGAAGAACTTGGTGATCTTAATAAGGTTTATTTGACAGGAGACCTTGCTATGGGCAGACATTCGGATATTGTTAGCCTCATTTTGGTCGGTAATCCTGATAGAACGTACCTTTTAGAGTTGATTGGAAAGGTAGAAGAGCTTATACCCAAGAAAATACAGTATTTGATTTATTCTCAAGACGAAGCTGAGTCATTATACTTAGAAAACGAAAAAACACTGCTACTCTGGAATGAACAATGA
- a CDS encoding cytochrome c maturation protein CcmE, whose protein sequence is MKKSSLIGIVVIAIAIAVIISTSSSASSYVTFEEAYSMSETGNTGSIHVVGELKKNSAGQIVGVQPSADRLSVEFVLVDENNKEQTVFLNSPMPSDLLNSEKVVVIGGYKNDRFMADKVLLKCPSKYEETTL, encoded by the coding sequence ATGAAAAAATCAAGTCTAATAGGTATTGTTGTCATTGCTATAGCCATAGCTGTTATTATCTCCACCTCTAGTAGTGCAAGCTCCTATGTAACCTTCGAAGAGGCTTATTCAATGTCGGAAACTGGTAACACAGGTTCGATTCATGTTGTCGGAGAATTAAAGAAAAACAGTGCAGGCCAAATTGTCGGAGTTCAGCCAAGTGCCGACCGACTATCTGTAGAGTTTGTACTCGTTGACGAGAACAACAAGGAGCAGACGGTTTTCTTAAACAGCCCAATGCCATCAGACCTTTTAAACTCCGAAAAAGTAGTTGTTATCGGAGGATATAAGAATGATCGCTTTATGGCAGACAAGGTCCTTTTGAAATGTCCTTCAAAGTACGAGGAGACTACTCTTTAG
- a CDS encoding Gfo/Idh/MocA family oxidoreductase, with product MNFSLIGVAGYIAPRHLKAIKDTGNSLLAAVDKFDNVGVIDSFFPNADFFVEFERFDRHVEKLKNRGVCIDYTSICTPNYLHDAHIRFGLRVGSDAICEKPLVLNPWNIDALQSIEKETGHRVWNILQLRVHPSIIELKKKVENSPKEKVYDIDLTYLTSRGHWYYTSWKGDLDKSGGIATNIGVHFFDMLGWLFGDIQKNIIHIHEHDRAAGYLEFGRARVRWFLSINEDLLPKEVRDKGQRTYRSVKIEGEEIEFSGGFTDLHTASYSEIIKGNGFGLDQARKAIEIVHTIRHSKTQGLVGDYHPFARKPLAVHPFTKT from the coding sequence ATGAACTTCTCATTGATTGGTGTTGCAGGTTATATTGCTCCAAGACACTTGAAAGCAATTAAAGATACTGGTAATTCTCTGTTAGCGGCTGTTGACAAGTTTGACAATGTGGGGGTTATCGATTCTTTTTTTCCAAATGCGGACTTTTTTGTTGAATTCGAAAGATTTGACCGGCATGTGGAAAAACTTAAAAATAGAGGAGTTTGTATTGATTATACCTCTATTTGTACACCCAACTACTTGCATGATGCACACATAAGGTTTGGTTTAAGAGTTGGTTCAGATGCCATATGTGAAAAACCTCTTGTGCTAAATCCATGGAATATTGACGCACTACAAAGTATTGAAAAGGAAACTGGTCATAGAGTTTGGAATATACTGCAATTAAGGGTTCACCCAAGTATAATTGAGTTAAAGAAAAAAGTTGAGAATAGCCCTAAGGAAAAGGTTTATGATATTGATTTGACCTATTTGACTTCGCGTGGTCATTGGTATTACACTTCTTGGAAAGGTGATTTGGATAAATCTGGTGGGATAGCGACTAATATTGGAGTTCATTTTTTTGATATGCTGGGATGGCTTTTTGGTGATATTCAGAAAAATATAATTCACATACATGAGCATGACAGGGCTGCTGGGTATTTAGAGTTTGGTAGAGCTCGAGTCAGATGGTTTTTATCCATTAACGAAGATTTGCTTCCTAAGGAGGTTAGGGATAAAGGCCAAAGGACCTATAGGTCTGTTAAGATTGAGGGAGAAGAAATCGAGTTTAGTGGAGGTTTTACAGACTTGCATACTGCTTCATATTCGGAGATAATTAAAGGAAATGGCTTTGGGTTAGATCAAGCCAGAAAAGCAATTGAGATTGTCCATACAATCAGACACAGCAAGACTCAAGGCTTAGTGGGTGATTATCATCCTTTTGCACGAAAACCTTTGGCTGTGCACCCGTTCACCAAAACCTAA
- a CDS encoding NAD-dependent epimerase, translating into MAKVLITGTAGFIGFHLARKLLNRGDQVFGLDSINDYYDLRVKYGRLGETGIKKDAIEYNTLVQSTKYPNYKFVQLQLEDSQNLTSLFKKEKFDTVINLAAQAGVRYSLENPRAYIDSNIIGFMNILEACRHHGVKHLSYASSSSVYGLNETRPFSVQHNVDHPISLYAASKKSNELMAHTYSHLFGLPTTGLRFFTVYGPWGRPDMALFLFTKAILDNEPINIFNNGNMSRDFTYVDDIVEGITRVNDNPPQGNANWTGKNPDPSTSIAPYTVYNIGNNAPVKLMDFISIIEKCLDKIAQKNFMPMQAGDVSATYADVQSLIENLGYKPNTPLETGVTNFIDWYKEFYNVR; encoded by the coding sequence ATGGCAAAAGTTTTAATCACCGGAACGGCCGGGTTTATAGGGTTTCATCTTGCACGGAAACTATTGAATAGAGGCGATCAGGTATTCGGTCTTGACAGTATTAACGATTATTATGACTTAAGAGTCAAGTATGGTCGCCTAGGAGAGACTGGAATAAAGAAGGACGCTATTGAATATAATACCTTGGTACAAAGTACAAAGTACCCTAACTACAAGTTTGTTCAATTACAACTTGAAGATTCGCAAAACCTTACCTCTTTATTTAAAAAAGAGAAATTTGACACAGTAATCAATCTGGCTGCACAGGCTGGAGTTAGGTATAGCCTGGAGAATCCAAGGGCATACATCGATAGTAATATCATTGGTTTTATGAACATTTTGGAGGCTTGTAGACATCATGGAGTAAAGCACCTGTCCTATGCCAGTAGTTCTTCCGTTTATGGTCTAAACGAAACTCGACCTTTCTCAGTACAACATAACGTTGATCACCCAATCAGCCTGTATGCTGCCAGTAAGAAGAGCAATGAATTGATGGCGCACACTTATAGTCATCTTTTTGGATTGCCAACGACTGGCCTTCGTTTTTTTACAGTCTATGGTCCGTGGGGAAGGCCAGATATGGCTCTATTTCTGTTTACCAAGGCAATTCTTGATAACGAGCCTATAAACATTTTTAATAACGGAAATATGTCTCGAGACTTTACATACGTTGATGACATTGTAGAGGGCATAACGCGGGTGAATGATAACCCGCCTCAAGGTAATGCAAATTGGACAGGTAAGAATCCAGACCCGTCAACTTCCATCGCACCTTACACGGTTTATAACATTGGCAATAATGCTCCGGTGAAGCTTATGGATTTCATATCTATAATTGAGAAATGTTTAGATAAGATTGCTCAGAAAAATTTTATGCCTATGCAGGCTGGAGACGTTAGTGCTACCTATGCTGATGTACAAAGCCTGATAGAAAACCTAGGTTATAAACCCAATACACCGCTTGAAACTGGAGTGACAAATTTCATAGATTGGTATAAAGAATTTTATAATGTCAGATAA